The Desulfovulcanus ferrireducens genome has a window encoding:
- the metG gene encoding methionine--tRNA ligase — protein sequence MNTFFISTPIYYVNAKPHLGHAYTTIVADSVNRFHKLQGKETYFLTGTDEHGDKIVQAAEKNKQTPKEYVDIISKLFKDTWPGLEIEYNRFIRTTDPDHIACVQTFLQRVYDNGDIYFGEYGGFYCFGCERFYTEKELQDGLCPDHQTKPEFIQEKNYFFRMSKYLKPLREYIESHPDFIQPERYRNEVLGLLKEDLGDLCISRPKSRLTWGIELPFDKNFVTYVWFDALINYITALGWPDGENFQKFWPNAHHLVAKDILKPHAIFWPTMLMAAGVDLYKGLRVHGYWTVNETKMSKSLGNVVSPMSMKDKYGLSAFRYFLLREMQFGLDASFSEEALVGRLNADLANDLGNLFSRVLTMTNKYFAGEVPEPGSLEKIDEDALELGFNALKNYQDLFPKFQFSKALSSLWELVRHLNKYIDTCAPWSLYKNKETERLKTVIYILLEGMRKIGLHLWPVMPSTSIKMLSQLGVDFDLQKVNLDQETKQWGGLKPGIKVAKKSNLFPRRELKLEKSCETKTEAQKVRKSQKEKNYIEFEDFVKVELKVGKVVKAQKVPKADKLLQVFVDLGENEPRQVVAGLAEYYEPDELIGKQVVVVANLKPRKLRGVLSQGMILAVQAKGKMELLTVSGEVKPGSKVS from the coding sequence TTGAATACCTTTTTTATCTCCACACCTATTTATTATGTTAATGCCAAGCCCCACCTGGGGCATGCTTATACGACCATTGTTGCTGACAGTGTAAACAGGTTCCATAAATTACAGGGTAAAGAGACCTACTTTTTAACCGGGACAGATGAACACGGTGACAAAATAGTCCAGGCTGCGGAGAAGAACAAACAAACTCCCAAAGAGTATGTGGATATAATCAGCAAACTCTTCAAAGACACCTGGCCTGGGCTGGAGATAGAATATAATCGGTTTATCCGGACTACCGATCCTGATCATATTGCCTGCGTGCAGACTTTTCTGCAACGTGTCTATGACAACGGAGACATTTATTTTGGCGAATATGGCGGCTTTTATTGTTTTGGCTGCGAACGTTTTTACACGGAAAAGGAACTTCAGGATGGTCTTTGCCCAGACCACCAAACCAAACCGGAATTTATCCAGGAGAAGAATTATTTCTTCCGGATGAGTAAATATCTAAAACCCCTTAGAGAATATATTGAAAGCCATCCCGATTTTATTCAGCCCGAACGCTACCGCAATGAAGTCCTGGGCTTACTTAAAGAGGATCTGGGAGATCTATGTATTTCCAGGCCAAAATCCCGCCTTACCTGGGGTATTGAACTGCCCTTTGACAAAAACTTTGTTACTTACGTCTGGTTTGACGCCCTGATTAACTATATCACCGCCCTGGGATGGCCAGACGGAGAAAATTTTCAGAAATTCTGGCCTAATGCCCACCATCTGGTGGCCAAAGATATTTTAAAACCCCATGCTATTTTTTGGCCTACCATGCTCATGGCCGCAGGCGTTGATCTGTATAAAGGTTTGCGCGTCCACGGCTATTGGACGGTCAATGAAACCAAGATGTCCAAAAGCCTGGGCAATGTAGTCTCTCCAATGTCCATGAAGGACAAATACGGGCTTTCCGCTTTTCGCTACTTCTTACTCAGGGAAATGCAATTCGGTCTGGATGCCAGCTTTTCTGAAGAGGCACTGGTTGGACGCTTAAATGCCGATCTTGCCAATGACCTGGGCAACCTGTTCAGCCGGGTTCTGACCATGACTAATAAATACTTTGCCGGTGAGGTTCCAGAACCGGGTAGCCTGGAAAAGATTGACGAGGATGCGCTGGAGCTTGGCTTTAATGCCCTCAAAAATTACCAGGATCTTTTTCCAAAGTTTCAATTTTCCAAGGCATTAAGCAGCCTGTGGGAGCTAGTCCGTCATTTAAACAAATATATTGATACCTGTGCGCCCTGGAGCCTGTATAAAAATAAAGAAACCGAGCGGTTAAAAACCGTGATCTATATTCTCCTGGAAGGAATGCGTAAAATCGGGCTGCACTTGTGGCCGGTTATGCCTTCTACCAGTATTAAAATGCTCTCGCAACTGGGAGTGGATTTTGATTTACAAAAAGTAAACCTGGACCAGGAGACCAAGCAATGGGGAGGTTTGAAACCAGGCATTAAAGTAGCAAAAAAATCTAACCTGTTTCCACGCCGCGAACTAAAGCTGGAAAAATCTTGTGAGACTAAAACAGAGGCCCAAAAAGTTCGAAAAAGCCAAAAAGAAAAGAACTATATCGAATTTGAAGACTTTGTGAAGGTGGAACTAAAAGTAGGCAAAGTGGTCAAGGCCCAAAAAGTTCCCAAAGCCGATAAGCTATTGCAGGTTTTTGTGGATTTAGGGGAAAATGAACCACGACAGGTTGTAGCCGGTCTTGCTGAATACTATGAACCGGATGAGCTTATAGGTAAACAAGTCGTTGTAGTTGCCAACTTGAAGCCACGCAAATTAAGAGGCGTACTCTCCCAGGGAATGATTCTGGCTGTGCAGGCAAAAGGAAAAATGGAACTGCTAACGGTCAGTGGGGAAGTAAAACCGGGAAGCAAAGTTTCGTAG
- a CDS encoding prepilin-type N-terminal cleavage/methylation domain-containing protein produces the protein MRVYHSPTQPLNHSTKRGFTLVEMAIIIVIIGLIASMIVPAIVKSIKRDRLTNARRLVRIARDEIVGYAVMNGKLPSSPDQIGHGEEIFGKGTLFYRPASNLLADDSICSQDNSTLSVILGSDTRDNVAFVIASKGENFNLQLGNNTDDVTIYEYGQKVDDYPEDVDRPEPYDDIVEYVTLGYLKQKICTSASGSESGPLGADISFAQNMDDFVQGAAIYPRKKQSITVVQENKTINLGNGYRNAYGCYWYSGDSGPCNNGNCTFGNGVRVFFKFRFADIDSSLSSKDFADGFTFALISAANNDCTVCGKDKGYLGYAGDNGVTEPVRYPKMAVEVDTYPDGGFNDYSPYNHVSLMYWGEKYEKKRKKKLVEDVDDDVTHGAGDPDKGDPKNNEYGDLGYYNTTQVTWLEDAMEHTFRLEVDRNATSGDFQLRAWVDCIDCSDLTSSYNGTTPTIQDSVTISNMDYIIFGWTQSTRGKTQNVTISDFGIKFL, from the coding sequence ATGAGAGTTTACCACTCCCCCACTCAGCCACTTAACCACTCAACAAAAAGGGGTTTTACCCTTGTGGAGATGGCCATTATTATCGTCATTATTGGCCTGATTGCGAGCATGATCGTGCCGGCGATAGTAAAAAGTATAAAAAGAGATAGGTTAACAAATGCCAGGCGGTTGGTTCGGATAGCCAGGGATGAGATTGTGGGATATGCAGTGATGAATGGCAAGCTGCCTTCTTCTCCGGATCAAATCGGACACGGTGAGGAAATCTTTGGAAAAGGGACGCTCTTTTACAGGCCAGCTAGTAACTTGCTTGCCGACGATAGTATATGTTCGCAAGATAATTCTACATTAAGCGTAATTCTAGGATCAGATACAAGGGATAATGTTGCCTTTGTCATTGCCAGTAAGGGGGAGAATTTTAATTTGCAGTTGGGCAATAATACCGATGATGTAACTATTTACGAATATGGCCAGAAGGTGGACGACTATCCAGAGGATGTAGATAGACCAGAGCCTTATGACGATATTGTTGAATACGTGACCCTAGGTTACTTAAAACAAAAAATATGTACTTCTGCATCTGGTTCTGAAAGTGGACCCCTGGGAGCTGACATTTCTTTTGCGCAAAACATGGATGATTTTGTGCAAGGCGCAGCAATTTATCCCCGTAAAAAACAAAGTATAACGGTCGTTCAAGAAAATAAGACTATAAATTTGGGTAATGGGTATAGAAATGCTTACGGTTGTTACTGGTATTCCGGAGATTCTGGTCCCTGTAACAATGGGAATTGTACTTTTGGAAATGGTGTACGAGTATTTTTTAAGTTCAGATTTGCCGATATTGATTCAAGTCTTAGCAGCAAAGATTTTGCTGATGGTTTTACATTTGCGCTAATTTCCGCAGCAAACAATGATTGCACTGTTTGCGGCAAGGATAAAGGCTATTTAGGTTATGCCGGAGATAATGGAGTTACAGAGCCTGTTCGTTACCCAAAAATGGCTGTAGAGGTTGATACATATCCAGATGGAGGTTTTAATGATTATTCCCCATACAATCATGTATCTCTTATGTACTGGGGAGAAAAATACGAGAAAAAACGCAAAAAAAAGCTTGTTGAAGATGTTGATGATGATGTGACACATGGTGCGGGAGATCCAGATAAGGGCGACCCAAAAAATAATGAATATGGTGATTTAGGTTACTATAATACAACGCAGGTGACTTGGCTAGAAGATGCTATGGAGCATACGTTTCGTTTGGAGGTAGATCGTAATGCTACATCAGGAGATTTTCAGCTCAGGGCGTGGGTTGATTGTATTGATTGTAGCGACTTGACCAGTTCTTACAATGGCACAACGCCGACTATTCAAGATAGCGTGACCATTTCTAACATGGATTATATTATTTTTGGCTGGACTCAGAGTACTAGAGGTAAAACCCAAAATGTTACTATTTCTGATTTTGGGATTAAATTTCTGTAA
- a CDS encoding GIY-YIG nuclease family protein, with protein MREHNYYVYIMTNKNNTVLYTGICNDLQRRVCEHKNKVKPNSFTARYSINKLVYYEFYEDINLAIAREKQIKSGSRAKKIALIEKENKRVEGSLSGLVLGDCFAPLRSARNDMGEIDIARGAKLPVAILTNG; from the coding sequence ATGAGAGAGCACAACTATTATGTTTATATAATGACCAATAAAAATAACACGGTTTTATACACTGGGATTTGTAATGATTTGCAACGGAGGGTTTGCGAGCATAAGAACAAGGTAAAGCCAAACTCTTTTACAGCAAGGTATAGTATCAACAAGCTGGTTTATTATGAGTTTTATGAGGATATAAATTTAGCTATTGCTCGGGAGAAGCAGATAAAGTCAGGTTCTAGGGCGAAGAAGATAGCCTTGATTGAGAAGGAAAATAAAAGGGTGGAAGGATCTCTCAGTGGGTTGGTACTAGGAGATTGCTTCGCTCCACTTCGTTCCGCTCGCAATGACATGGGCGAGATTGACATTGCGAGGGGAGCGAAGCTGCCCGTGGCAATCTTAACCAATGGGTAG